CGGCGGTGCGATCGGGCTCGCGCTGGCCCATGCCGGCCTGTGGATCGTCCGCCAGCAGCCCAGCGACTATGCCTCGTTCGCCCGCATGGACGTCCCGATGCTGCTGTCCTCGGTGGCGCTCGCCGTGGCCGCTTCGCTTGCCGCCGCCGTCTTTCCGGCCTGGCGCACCTGCCGGCTACCGCCGGCCCTCGCCATCAAGATCCAGTGACCCGCATGCATCCGATCATCAAAGCCCTCAAGCATCACAAGACGGCCGCCGTCCTGTTGACCCTGGAGATCGCGCTCACGCTGGCGATCGTCGCCAACGCGCTGCTCGTCATCGGCGACCGGTTGGGAAGCATGACGGTCACGACCGGCCTCCCGGACGCCGAACTGGTGTCGGCAAAGGTCTCGGGAACCGATCCGGGCATCTCCGCGTCCGAGTGGGAAGCGCGCACGCGCGCCGACCTGGCGGCCCTGCGCGGCATCCCCGGCGTGGAAAGCGTGGCCAACGTCAATTCCGTGCCGTTGAGCCCCACGGGCTACACGCAGCTCTGCCTCTATCTCAAACCGGGCTCCACGGACCACCTCTGCGGCGTGGCCCTCTACGCGGGCAGCCCGGGATACTTCGCGACCTTGGGGTTGCGTGTCCTCCAGGGCCGGAACTTCACCGAGGGCGACCACGTACGCTTCGACCTGTTCGCGGTCGATCCCGGCGCACCGCCGCCGGTGATCGTGTCGCGCTCGATGGCCGATCGGCTGTGGCCGGGCGAAAACCCGCTGGGCAAACCGGTGTATTTCGACAAGGACGGCATCCGCGTCAGCCGCGTCGTCGGCGTGAGCGGACACCTGCTCAATCCCGTGCTCGCGGGCGACCCGGCAAAGGACGACCTGAACCTGCTCATGCCCGTCCTCGACGTCCACGACGGACGCTTCGTGTTGCGCGTGCGGCCCGGCATGGCCGATCGCGTCGCCGCCATGCTGCCGCGCGTACTCGCCGCCAGCGACGATCGCCTGGTGATCAACAAGGTACAACCGCTCGCGGAAACCGTTCACGACTATTTCCGCGACGACCGCGCACTGGTGTGGCTGCTGCTCGGCGTGATCGCCAGCCTTCTGGCCCTCACCGGTTTCGGCATCTTCGGCCTCACCGGGTTCTGGGTGCAGGAACGCGTGCGCGTGATCGGCATCCGTCGCGCCCTGGGCGCCACGCGGACGGACATCCGCACCTATTTCCAGATGGAAAACCTGGCCATCGTGACGGGAGGTGCGGCGTTGGGCGCGATCATGGCGTGGTCGCTCAACCTGTGGCTGATGCTCCGCTACGAACTGCCCAGGCTGCCCCTCCTGCCCGTGGCCGGGGGCGTGCTGCTGGTCTACGCGATCGGCCAGCTCGCGGTGCTGCAACCGTCGCTGAGGGCCTGCCGCGTTCCGCCGCAGGCGGCGGTGCGCCAGGCCTGACCGGTGGTCAGGCCATGACGGCGATGGCGGCTACCGCCAGTCCGATGCCCAGCCAGTTCATCGGCGAAAGCCTCTCGCGAAACCCGACCGCCCCCGCCAGCGTGCCCAGCGCCACCACGCCGACATTCATCGAGGCGAAAACGAGCGAAGGCGAGTCGGGCAAGGCCACATGGCCTTTCACGTAGAACAGGATATTCGCGAAGTTGAAGGCCCCCAGCAGCACGCCGAAAGCGAGGTTGCGCCAGGCGAGCGACGCCTTGCCGGTACCCGCGCGAACGAATACGGCGATCCAGCACGGCACGAGGGCGATCAGGAAGGAGGCGAGCAAGGCGCTGGCGAAGCCTGCACCGGCCTGGGCCACGAGCTTGAAGCAGATGTCGATGGCGCCGAAACCGGCGAATACGAGCAGCGGCGCCCACCAGCCGCCCTTTTCCGCCGAGCCCTTTCGCCAGAGTACGCAGAACACGGCCACGAGAGCGATGGCGATGCCGAGCGCCTTGTGCGCGGTGATCGTATCGCCGAGGAAAACGAACGCCGCGAACAGGGAAACGAACAGCGAGAGCCGCTGCGCGACGTCCGTGCGCACGATGCCCGCCGTTCGCACCGAATGGGCGAGCACGACGAAGATCGCGGGCAGGAAGATGCCCAGCGCGATCAACGGCGGCCAGGTGGCCGGGGCGTCGATGGCCGCCTGCGGCGTGGCGCCGAGCAGCCACCAGGCCATCAGCGAGGCCACGACGTAGTTCGTGGCCACGGCCTGCACGATGTCGATGTTCGCGCGACGGGCGAGCTTGAGCAGGACGGAGACGGCGACGCTGAAGGCGACGGCGAGGAGGATGTAGATCATGGGGCGAAGGATCGCATGAAGTCCGCGGGAAGACGCTGGGCTCCTGCCTTCGCAGGAGCGACGTGAGGTTATCCCGGACGGCAAGGCGACGGGGGAATACGCCACGTCGCCCCTGCGAAGGCAGGGGCCCAGTGTCTTTCGGTACCCCTCAGCGCGTGAGCGAGGCCGCTTCCCGCGCCAATGCCTCGATCCCGGCGAAATCCCCCGCCGCCAGCTTGTCGGCCGGGGTCAGCCACGAGCCACCCACGCAGGCCACGTTCGGCAGCGCGAGAAACTCCGGTGCATTGGCGAGCGTGATGCCGCCGGTGGGGCAGAAGCGGATCTGCGGCAACGGCGACGCCCAGGCGCCGACCAGCTTCGGGCCGCCCGCCGGCACGGCCGGAAAGAATTTCTGGAAGCGATAGCCGCGCTCGAGCAGTTCCATCGCCTCGCTCGAGGTGGCCGCACCCGGCAGCAGCGGCAATTCGGAATCGTCGGCCGCGTCGAGCAGCCTCGGGCTGCTGCCCGGCGAGACGGCGAACTTCGCACCGGCCTTCCACGCCGCGTCGAGATCCTTCGCCGTGAGCACGGTGCCCACGCCGACGAACGCGCCTTCCACCTCGGCCGCGATCGCGCGCACCGCGTCGAGCGCGGCGGCGGTGCGCAGCGTCACCTCGATGGCCGGAACGCCGCCGGCGACCAGCGCGCGCGCCATGCCGACGGCTTTCGAGGCATCGTCGATGATCACCACGGGAACCACCGGTGCCAGACGCAGGGTCGATTCGACGCGTTGCTGTTTCGCTTCGTTGCTCATCTCTACTCCGGGGGAATCAGAAAACGCCCGCGCCCAGGTCGGCCGCGACGGCCGACTGGCGGAACATGGCGAAGAGTTCGCGGCCCATGCCGGTGTGGTGCACCGAGAGGTCCACGTCGTCGGGAACGCGAGCGTTCCATTCGTCGGCGTCGACCAGCACCTCGATGCTGCCGCTCACGGCATCCAGGCGAACGAGGTCGCCCGTGCGGATGCGCGCGATGGGGCCGCCGGCTTCCGCTTCGGGCGTGACATGGATGGCGGCGGGCACGCGGCCCGACGCGCCGGACATGCGGCCGTCGGTGAGCAGGGCCACGCGGTGACCGCGATCCTGCAGCAGGCTGAGCGTGGGCGTGAGCTTGTGCAATTCGGGCATGCCGCGCGCGCGCGGCCCCTGGAAACGCACCACCGCGACGAAGTCGCGATCCAGCTCGCCGCGATCGAAGGCGGCCTTCACGTCGTCCTGTTCGTCGAACACGATGGCGGGAGCCTCGATCACCATGCGGTCTTCGGGTACCGAGGAGATCTTGATGACGCCACGGCCGACGTTGCCCTTGAGCATGCGCAGGCCGCCGTCATGGCGGAACGGTTCGGCGATGGTGCGCAGCACGCCGCGGTTGCCGCTTTCCTTGGACACCGGCTTCCACACCAGCTTGCCTTCCTCGAGCATCGGCGCCTTGCGGTACGCGCCCAGGCCGCGGCCCATGATCGTGTGCACGTCGTCGTGCAGCAGGCCCGCATCGAGCAGCTGATCGATGAGGAAGCCCATGCCGCCGGCCTCGTGGAAGTGGTTCACGTCGGCGTAGCCGTTGGGATATACGCGGGCCAGCAGCGGCACCACCGACGAGAGCGCGTCGAAGTCGTCCCAGCGCAGGTCGATGCCGGCCGCGCGGGCGATGGCGACCAGGTGCAGCAGGTGGTTGGTGGAGCCGCCCGTGGCGTGCAGGCCGACCACGCCGTTGACCACGGCGCGCTCGTCGATGATCCGGCCCAGCGGCAGGTAATGCTCGCCCATCCAGTCGGTGGCGAGCACGCGCTCCACGGTGGCGGCGGTCAGCGCGTCGCGCAGCGGCGTATCCGGCGCCTCGAAGCTCGCACCCGGCAGGTGCACGCCCATGATCTCCATGAGCATCTGGTTGGAGTTGGCCGTGCCGTAGAAGGTGCAGGTGCCCGCGCCGTGGTACGAGCGCGCCTCGGCCTCGAGCAGTTCGGCGCGCGTGGCCTTGCCGGCGGCGAAGGCCTGGCGCACCTTCGACTTCTCTTCGTTCGGGATGCCGGAGGGCATCGGCCCCGAGGGAACGAAGGCGCTGGCGAGATGGCCGAACGACAAGGCGCCTATCATCATGCCCGGCACGATCTTGTCGCAGATGCCGAGGTAGAGCGCGCCTTCGTACATGTCGTGCGACAGCGACACGGCGGTGGCCATGGCGATGAGGTCGCGCGAGAACAGCGACAGCTCCATGCCCGGGCGACCCTGCGTGACGCCGTCGCACATCGCGGGCACGCCGCCCGCCACCTGCGCGGTGGCGCCGAGCGAACGCGCGACGCCGCGGATCAGCTCCGGATAGCGCTCATAGGGCTGGTGCGCCGAGAGCATGTCGTTGTACGACGTGACGATGGCGAGGTTGGCCGCATGGCCGTGGCGCAGCGCATGCTTGTCGTTCTCGGCGCAGGCGGCGAAGCCGTGGGCGAGATTGCCGCACGAGAGATGATGCCGCTTGGCGCCCTTGCCGCGCGCCGCGTCGATCTTGGCGAGGTAGGCGGTGCGCGACGCGTGGCTGCGTTCGACGATGCGCTGGGTGACTTCGGCGAGGACGGGATGGATGGTCATGGCGCCCAGTACACGTCGAGCGCGACACGCGCGTGGGTGAGCACCGAACGGATCGGGAAGTCCTCGCCGGCTTCGGCCTTGGCGAGCACGTCCTTCTTGTCGGCTCCTTCGATGTGCAGGAAGAGCGCACGCGTGTCGAGCACCTTCGGCAGCGTGAGGGTGATGCGCGGTTCGCCCGCGCCTTCGGCGCGCATCGACAGCACGGTTTGCGTGCCGTTCGGATCGGTCGCTTCGGCAAGGTGGTCGCCGCCGGGGAAGAACGACGCCGTATGGCCGTCGCCACCCATGCCGAGGATCACCACGTCGAACGGCAGGCCAAGCGCGTCGATGCGTTGGCCCACATCGGCTAGCGCCGCGTCGACGTCGTCCTTGTGCGCGCCGTCGAACAGCGGCAGGAAGGTGGCCGTGCGCGCTTCGTGATGCAGCAGGTGCTCGGCGACGAGACGCGCGTTGGAACGATCGCTGTCGGTGTCCACCCAGCGCTCGTCGACGAGCGTGACGGTGACCTTCGACCAATCGATCTCCTGCTCGGCGAGCACGGCGAACATCGTCTTCGGCGTGCTGCCGCCGGACACGGCGAGCGTGGCCTTGCCGCGCGCCCGGATGCCGGCATCGAGCTTCGCGGCGACGTCGCGGGCGAGCCGGTCGGCGAGCGTCAGCTTGTCGGCGAATTCATGGCGTTGGATGGTGGCGTTCATGCGGACTCCTCGGCCCAGGTACGGCCGTCGCGTTCGATGAGCGCCACGGCGGCGCTCGGGCCCCAGGTACCGGCGGTATACGGCTTAGGCGTATCGCCGCCGGCCTCCCATGCATCGAGGATCGGGCCCGCCCAGTTCCATGCGGCCTCGACCTCGTCGCGGCGCATGAACAGGGTGGGATTGCCGCGCACGACGTCGAGGATCAACCGCTCGTACGCATCGGGCTGCTGCACGCCGAACGCCGTCGCGAAGCTCATGTCCAGCGGCACGTGACGCAGGCGCAGGCCGCCCGGACCGGGGTGCTTGATGGTCAGCCACAGCTTCACGCCTTCATCCGGCTGCAGGCGCAGCGTGAGGCGGTTGGGCAGCAGCGGGCCGCTGGTGGGGTCGAAGATCGAATGCGGCAACGCGCGGAACGTCACCACGATCTCCGACACGCGGC
This window of the Luteibacter aegosomatis genome carries:
- the eda gene encoding bifunctional 4-hydroxy-2-oxoglutarate aldolase/2-dehydro-3-deoxy-phosphogluconate aldolase, translated to MSNEAKQQRVESTLRLAPVVPVVIIDDASKAVGMARALVAGGVPAIEVTLRTAAALDAVRAIAAEVEGAFVGVGTVLTAKDLDAAWKAGAKFAVSPGSSPRLLDAADDSELPLLPGAATSSEAMELLERGYRFQKFFPAVPAGGPKLVGAWASPLPQIRFCPTGGITLANAPEFLALPNVACVGGSWLTPADKLAAGDFAGIEALAREAASLTR
- the pgl gene encoding 6-phosphogluconolactonase produces the protein MNATIQRHEFADKLTLADRLARDVAAKLDAGIRARGKATLAVSGGSTPKTMFAVLAEQEIDWSKVTVTLVDERWVDTDSDRSNARLVAEHLLHHEARTATFLPLFDGAHKDDVDAALADVGQRIDALGLPFDVVILGMGGDGHTASFFPGGDHLAEATDPNGTQTVLSMRAEGAGEPRITLTLPKVLDTRALFLHIEGADKKDVLAKAEAGEDFPIRSVLTHARVALDVYWAP
- a CDS encoding DMT family transporter gives rise to the protein MIYILLAVAFSVAVSVLLKLARRANIDIVQAVATNYVVASLMAWWLLGATPQAAIDAPATWPPLIALGIFLPAIFVVLAHSVRTAGIVRTDVAQRLSLFVSLFAAFVFLGDTITAHKALGIAIALVAVFCVLWRKGSAEKGGWWAPLLVFAGFGAIDICFKLVAQAGAGFASALLASFLIALVPCWIAVFVRAGTGKASLAWRNLAFGVLLGAFNFANILFYVKGHVALPDSPSLVFASMNVGVVALGTLAGAVGFRERLSPMNWLGIGLAVAAIAVMA
- the edd gene encoding phosphogluconate dehydratase — encoded protein: MTIHPVLAEVTQRIVERSHASRTAYLAKIDAARGKGAKRHHLSCGNLAHGFAACAENDKHALRHGHAANLAIVTSYNDMLSAHQPYERYPELIRGVARSLGATAQVAGGVPAMCDGVTQGRPGMELSLFSRDLIAMATAVSLSHDMYEGALYLGICDKIVPGMMIGALSFGHLASAFVPSGPMPSGIPNEEKSKVRQAFAAGKATRAELLEAEARSYHGAGTCTFYGTANSNQMLMEIMGVHLPGASFEAPDTPLRDALTAATVERVLATDWMGEHYLPLGRIIDERAVVNGVVGLHATGGSTNHLLHLVAIARAAGIDLRWDDFDALSSVVPLLARVYPNGYADVNHFHEAGGMGFLIDQLLDAGLLHDDVHTIMGRGLGAYRKAPMLEEGKLVWKPVSKESGNRGVLRTIAEPFRHDGGLRMLKGNVGRGVIKISSVPEDRMVIEAPAIVFDEQDDVKAAFDRGELDRDFVAVVRFQGPRARGMPELHKLTPTLSLLQDRGHRVALLTDGRMSGASGRVPAAIHVTPEAEAGGPIARIRTGDLVRLDAVSGSIEVLVDADEWNARVPDDVDLSVHHTGMGRELFAMFRQSAVAADLGAGVF
- a CDS encoding ABC transporter permease, which gives rise to MHPIIKALKHHKTAAVLLTLEIALTLAIVANALLVIGDRLGSMTVTTGLPDAELVSAKVSGTDPGISASEWEARTRADLAALRGIPGVESVANVNSVPLSPTGYTQLCLYLKPGSTDHLCGVALYAGSPGYFATLGLRVLQGRNFTEGDHVRFDLFAVDPGAPPPVIVSRSMADRLWPGENPLGKPVYFDKDGIRVSRVVGVSGHLLNPVLAGDPAKDDLNLLMPVLDVHDGRFVLRVRPGMADRVAAMLPRVLAASDDRLVINKVQPLAETVHDYFRDDRALVWLLLGVIASLLALTGFGIFGLTGFWVQERVRVIGIRRALGATRTDIRTYFQMENLAIVTGGAALGAIMAWSLNLWLMLRYELPRLPLLPVAGGVLLVYAIGQLAVLQPSLRACRVPPQAAVRQA